The following proteins are co-located in the Manihot esculenta cultivar AM560-2 chromosome 9, M.esculenta_v8, whole genome shotgun sequence genome:
- the LOC110622896 gene encoding transcriptional adapter ADA2b isoform X2, which translates to MGRSRGNFHSADEDPTQRSRRKKNAASGENLESSSAGDGKRALYHCNYCNKDITGKIRIKCVMCPDFDLCIECFSVGAEVTPHKSSHTYRVMDNLSFPLICPDWNADDEILLLEGIEMYGLGNWAEVAEHVGTKSKEMCIEHYTNIYMNSPFFPLPDMSHVVGKNRKELLAMAKGHGEDKKGTSMLGEHTLKEESPFSPSRVKVEEMHKGGPSGRLISNINADVESGFCSNSLNAAATAAIKEASKMARVKDVLSVVKVEDPQTDRSFKGKKLNSSGNEGSLVEASGYNPKRQEFDPEYDNDAEQLLAEMEFKDTDTEDERELKLRVLRIYSKRLDERKRRKEFILERNLLYPNHFEKDLSPEERALCRRYDVFMRFHSKEEHEDLLQTVISEHRTLKRIQELKEARAAGCRTSAEADKYLEDKRKREAEENSQRAKESVQVGPSNQGGPNVFMASESVCKDSNPRPAGQYINDLDALSFYETQLLSEAEKRLCHEIKLPPPLYLKMQEVMTKEIFSGNVTKKSDAHPLFKLEASKIDRVYDVLVKKGIAQP; encoded by the exons ATGGGTCGTTCTCGTGGTAACTTTCACTCTGCTGATGAGGACCCAACCCAGAG AtcaaggagaaagaagaatgcTGCTAGCGGAGAAAACTTGGAATCTTCATCAGCAG GTGATGGGAAAAGGGCGTTATACCATTGCAATTATTGCAACAAAGATATAACTGGGAAGATTCGCATCAAGTGTGTAATGTGCCCTGACTTTGACCTTTGTATAGAGTGCTTCTCTGTTGGAGCTGAGGTGACACCTCATAAAAGTAGTCACACTTACAGGGTTATG GATAACTTATCTTTCCCACTTATTTGCCCTGATTGGAATGCAGATGATGAAATACTACTTCTGGAG ggAATTGAAATGTATGGACTGGGAAATTGGGCAGAAGTTGCTGAGCATGTGGGGACAAAGAGTAAAGAAATGTGTATTGAACACTATACCAATATATATATGAACTCCCCATTTTTCCCTCTTCCA GACATGTCGCACGTAGTCGGGAAAAATAGGAAGGAGCTTCTTGCTATGGCTAAAGGACATGGAGAGGACAAAAAAG GAACTTCTATGCTTGGGGAGCATACTTTGAAGGAGGAGTCTCCATTTTCTCCCTCCAGAGTCAA GGTTGAAGAAATGCATAAAGGTGGTCCTTCTGGCCGGTTAATTTCTAACATAAATGCAG ATGTAGAATCTGGGTTCTGTTCTAATAGCTTAAATGCAGCAGCAACAGCTGCTATTAAGGAGGCATCCAAAATGGCCCGTGTTAAAGATGTCCTCAGTGTCGTTAAAGTGGAAG ATCCTCAAACAGACAGGAGTTTTAAGGGAAAAAAACTGAATTCTTCTGGGAATGAGGGATCTTTAGTTGAGGCAAGTGGTTATAACCCCAAACGACAGGAGTTTGATCCTGAATATGATAATGATGCTGAGCAGTTGCTGGCTGAGATGGAATTTAAAGATACTGATACAGAAGATGAGCGTGAGCTGAAGTTGCGAGTTCTCCGTATCTATTCAAAGAG GCTTGATGAGAGAAAACGTAGAAAGGAATTTATTTTAGAAAGAAATTTGCTATATCCAAATCACTTTGAGAAGGATTTATCTCCAGAAGAGAGGGCACTTTGCAGACGTTACGACGTCTTCATGCGTTTTCATTCTAAGGAAGAGCATGAAGATTTGCTTCAGACTGTTATATCAGAGCATAGAACACTGAAAAGGATTCAAGAACTTAAG GAAGCCCGGGCTGCTGGTTGTCGTACGTCTGCTGAGGCAGATAAATATCTTGAAGATAAAAGGAAAAGGGAAGCTGAAGAAAATTCTCAGAGAGCAAAAGAAAGTGTCCAGGTTGGTCCAAGCAACCAGGGAGGTCCAAATGTTTTCATGGCTTCAGAGTCTGTCTGCAAGGATTCAAATCCTAGACCTGCTGGACAATACATTAATGATTTGGATGCATTGAGCTTTTATGAAACACAATTACTATCTGAAGCT GAGAAACGACTCTGTCATGAGATTAAGTTGCCTCCACCTCTCTATCTTAAGATGCAAGAGGTGATGACAAAAGAAATTTTCAGTGGCAATGTCACTAAGAAATCTGATGCTCATCCCTTATTCAAGCTTGAAGCCAGCAAAATTGATAGAGTTTATGATGTTCTCGTAAAGAAGGGGATTGCTCAACCGTGA
- the LOC110622896 gene encoding transcriptional adapter ADA2b isoform X1 produces the protein MGRSRGNFHSADEDPTQRSRRKKNAASGENLESSSAGQGTGDGKRALYHCNYCNKDITGKIRIKCVMCPDFDLCIECFSVGAEVTPHKSSHTYRVMDNLSFPLICPDWNADDEILLLEGIEMYGLGNWAEVAEHVGTKSKEMCIEHYTNIYMNSPFFPLPDMSHVVGKNRKELLAMAKGHGEDKKGTSMLGEHTLKEESPFSPSRVKVEEMHKGGPSGRLISNINADVESGFCSNSLNAAATAAIKEASKMARVKDVLSVVKVEDPQTDRSFKGKKLNSSGNEGSLVEASGYNPKRQEFDPEYDNDAEQLLAEMEFKDTDTEDERELKLRVLRIYSKRLDERKRRKEFILERNLLYPNHFEKDLSPEERALCRRYDVFMRFHSKEEHEDLLQTVISEHRTLKRIQELKEARAAGCRTSAEADKYLEDKRKREAEENSQRAKESVQVGPSNQGGPNVFMASESVCKDSNPRPAGQYINDLDALSFYETQLLSEAEKRLCHEIKLPPPLYLKMQEVMTKEIFSGNVTKKSDAHPLFKLEASKIDRVYDVLVKKGIAQP, from the exons ATGGGTCGTTCTCGTGGTAACTTTCACTCTGCTGATGAGGACCCAACCCAGAG AtcaaggagaaagaagaatgcTGCTAGCGGAGAAAACTTGGAATCTTCATCAGCAG GTCAGGGAACAGGTGATGGGAAAAGGGCGTTATACCATTGCAATTATTGCAACAAAGATATAACTGGGAAGATTCGCATCAAGTGTGTAATGTGCCCTGACTTTGACCTTTGTATAGAGTGCTTCTCTGTTGGAGCTGAGGTGACACCTCATAAAAGTAGTCACACTTACAGGGTTATG GATAACTTATCTTTCCCACTTATTTGCCCTGATTGGAATGCAGATGATGAAATACTACTTCTGGAG ggAATTGAAATGTATGGACTGGGAAATTGGGCAGAAGTTGCTGAGCATGTGGGGACAAAGAGTAAAGAAATGTGTATTGAACACTATACCAATATATATATGAACTCCCCATTTTTCCCTCTTCCA GACATGTCGCACGTAGTCGGGAAAAATAGGAAGGAGCTTCTTGCTATGGCTAAAGGACATGGAGAGGACAAAAAAG GAACTTCTATGCTTGGGGAGCATACTTTGAAGGAGGAGTCTCCATTTTCTCCCTCCAGAGTCAA GGTTGAAGAAATGCATAAAGGTGGTCCTTCTGGCCGGTTAATTTCTAACATAAATGCAG ATGTAGAATCTGGGTTCTGTTCTAATAGCTTAAATGCAGCAGCAACAGCTGCTATTAAGGAGGCATCCAAAATGGCCCGTGTTAAAGATGTCCTCAGTGTCGTTAAAGTGGAAG ATCCTCAAACAGACAGGAGTTTTAAGGGAAAAAAACTGAATTCTTCTGGGAATGAGGGATCTTTAGTTGAGGCAAGTGGTTATAACCCCAAACGACAGGAGTTTGATCCTGAATATGATAATGATGCTGAGCAGTTGCTGGCTGAGATGGAATTTAAAGATACTGATACAGAAGATGAGCGTGAGCTGAAGTTGCGAGTTCTCCGTATCTATTCAAAGAG GCTTGATGAGAGAAAACGTAGAAAGGAATTTATTTTAGAAAGAAATTTGCTATATCCAAATCACTTTGAGAAGGATTTATCTCCAGAAGAGAGGGCACTTTGCAGACGTTACGACGTCTTCATGCGTTTTCATTCTAAGGAAGAGCATGAAGATTTGCTTCAGACTGTTATATCAGAGCATAGAACACTGAAAAGGATTCAAGAACTTAAG GAAGCCCGGGCTGCTGGTTGTCGTACGTCTGCTGAGGCAGATAAATATCTTGAAGATAAAAGGAAAAGGGAAGCTGAAGAAAATTCTCAGAGAGCAAAAGAAAGTGTCCAGGTTGGTCCAAGCAACCAGGGAGGTCCAAATGTTTTCATGGCTTCAGAGTCTGTCTGCAAGGATTCAAATCCTAGACCTGCTGGACAATACATTAATGATTTGGATGCATTGAGCTTTTATGAAACACAATTACTATCTGAAGCT GAGAAACGACTCTGTCATGAGATTAAGTTGCCTCCACCTCTCTATCTTAAGATGCAAGAGGTGATGACAAAAGAAATTTTCAGTGGCAATGTCACTAAGAAATCTGATGCTCATCCCTTATTCAAGCTTGAAGCCAGCAAAATTGATAGAGTTTATGATGTTCTCGTAAAGAAGGGGATTGCTCAACCGTGA
- the LOC110622896 gene encoding transcriptional adapter ADA2b isoform X3 yields MGRSRGNFHSADEDPTQRSRRKKNAASGENLESSSAGQGTGDGKRALYHCNYCNKDITGKIRIKCVMCPDFDLCIECFSVGAEVTPHKSSHTYRVMDNLSFPLICPDWNADDEILLLEGIEMYGLGNWAEVAEHVGTKSKEMCIEHYTNIYMNSPFFPLPDMSHVVGKNRKELLAMAKGHGEDKKGTSMLGEHTLKEESPFSPSRVKVEEMHKGGPSGRLISNINAAATAAIKEASKMARVKDVLSVVKVEDPQTDRSFKGKKLNSSGNEGSLVEASGYNPKRQEFDPEYDNDAEQLLAEMEFKDTDTEDERELKLRVLRIYSKRLDERKRRKEFILERNLLYPNHFEKDLSPEERALCRRYDVFMRFHSKEEHEDLLQTVISEHRTLKRIQELKEARAAGCRTSAEADKYLEDKRKREAEENSQRAKESVQVGPSNQGGPNVFMASESVCKDSNPRPAGQYINDLDALSFYETQLLSEAEKRLCHEIKLPPPLYLKMQEVMTKEIFSGNVTKKSDAHPLFKLEASKIDRVYDVLVKKGIAQP; encoded by the exons ATGGGTCGTTCTCGTGGTAACTTTCACTCTGCTGATGAGGACCCAACCCAGAG AtcaaggagaaagaagaatgcTGCTAGCGGAGAAAACTTGGAATCTTCATCAGCAG GTCAGGGAACAGGTGATGGGAAAAGGGCGTTATACCATTGCAATTATTGCAACAAAGATATAACTGGGAAGATTCGCATCAAGTGTGTAATGTGCCCTGACTTTGACCTTTGTATAGAGTGCTTCTCTGTTGGAGCTGAGGTGACACCTCATAAAAGTAGTCACACTTACAGGGTTATG GATAACTTATCTTTCCCACTTATTTGCCCTGATTGGAATGCAGATGATGAAATACTACTTCTGGAG ggAATTGAAATGTATGGACTGGGAAATTGGGCAGAAGTTGCTGAGCATGTGGGGACAAAGAGTAAAGAAATGTGTATTGAACACTATACCAATATATATATGAACTCCCCATTTTTCCCTCTTCCA GACATGTCGCACGTAGTCGGGAAAAATAGGAAGGAGCTTCTTGCTATGGCTAAAGGACATGGAGAGGACAAAAAAG GAACTTCTATGCTTGGGGAGCATACTTTGAAGGAGGAGTCTCCATTTTCTCCCTCCAGAGTCAA GGTTGAAGAAATGCATAAAGGTGGTCCTTCTGGCCGGTTAATTTCTAACATAAATGCAG CAGCAACAGCTGCTATTAAGGAGGCATCCAAAATGGCCCGTGTTAAAGATGTCCTCAGTGTCGTTAAAGTGGAAG ATCCTCAAACAGACAGGAGTTTTAAGGGAAAAAAACTGAATTCTTCTGGGAATGAGGGATCTTTAGTTGAGGCAAGTGGTTATAACCCCAAACGACAGGAGTTTGATCCTGAATATGATAATGATGCTGAGCAGTTGCTGGCTGAGATGGAATTTAAAGATACTGATACAGAAGATGAGCGTGAGCTGAAGTTGCGAGTTCTCCGTATCTATTCAAAGAG GCTTGATGAGAGAAAACGTAGAAAGGAATTTATTTTAGAAAGAAATTTGCTATATCCAAATCACTTTGAGAAGGATTTATCTCCAGAAGAGAGGGCACTTTGCAGACGTTACGACGTCTTCATGCGTTTTCATTCTAAGGAAGAGCATGAAGATTTGCTTCAGACTGTTATATCAGAGCATAGAACACTGAAAAGGATTCAAGAACTTAAG GAAGCCCGGGCTGCTGGTTGTCGTACGTCTGCTGAGGCAGATAAATATCTTGAAGATAAAAGGAAAAGGGAAGCTGAAGAAAATTCTCAGAGAGCAAAAGAAAGTGTCCAGGTTGGTCCAAGCAACCAGGGAGGTCCAAATGTTTTCATGGCTTCAGAGTCTGTCTGCAAGGATTCAAATCCTAGACCTGCTGGACAATACATTAATGATTTGGATGCATTGAGCTTTTATGAAACACAATTACTATCTGAAGCT GAGAAACGACTCTGTCATGAGATTAAGTTGCCTCCACCTCTCTATCTTAAGATGCAAGAGGTGATGACAAAAGAAATTTTCAGTGGCAATGTCACTAAGAAATCTGATGCTCATCCCTTATTCAAGCTTGAAGCCAGCAAAATTGATAGAGTTTATGATGTTCTCGTAAAGAAGGGGATTGCTCAACCGTGA
- the LOC110622896 gene encoding transcriptional adapter ADA2b isoform X4 produces the protein MGRSRGNFHSADEDPTQRSRRKKNAASGENLESSSAGQGTGDGKRALYHCNYCNKDITGKIRIKCVMCPDFDLCIECFSVGAEVTPHKSSHTYRVMDNLSFPLICPDWNADDEILLLEGIEMYGLGNWAEVAEHVGTKSKEMCIEHYTNIYMNSPFFPLPDMSHVVGKNRKELLAMAKGHGEDKKGTSMLGEHTLKEESPFSPSRVKVEEMHKAATAAIKEASKMARVKDVLSVVKVEDPQTDRSFKGKKLNSSGNEGSLVEASGYNPKRQEFDPEYDNDAEQLLAEMEFKDTDTEDERELKLRVLRIYSKRLDERKRRKEFILERNLLYPNHFEKDLSPEERALCRRYDVFMRFHSKEEHEDLLQTVISEHRTLKRIQELKEARAAGCRTSAEADKYLEDKRKREAEENSQRAKESVQVGPSNQGGPNVFMASESVCKDSNPRPAGQYINDLDALSFYETQLLSEAEKRLCHEIKLPPPLYLKMQEVMTKEIFSGNVTKKSDAHPLFKLEASKIDRVYDVLVKKGIAQP, from the exons ATGGGTCGTTCTCGTGGTAACTTTCACTCTGCTGATGAGGACCCAACCCAGAG AtcaaggagaaagaagaatgcTGCTAGCGGAGAAAACTTGGAATCTTCATCAGCAG GTCAGGGAACAGGTGATGGGAAAAGGGCGTTATACCATTGCAATTATTGCAACAAAGATATAACTGGGAAGATTCGCATCAAGTGTGTAATGTGCCCTGACTTTGACCTTTGTATAGAGTGCTTCTCTGTTGGAGCTGAGGTGACACCTCATAAAAGTAGTCACACTTACAGGGTTATG GATAACTTATCTTTCCCACTTATTTGCCCTGATTGGAATGCAGATGATGAAATACTACTTCTGGAG ggAATTGAAATGTATGGACTGGGAAATTGGGCAGAAGTTGCTGAGCATGTGGGGACAAAGAGTAAAGAAATGTGTATTGAACACTATACCAATATATATATGAACTCCCCATTTTTCCCTCTTCCA GACATGTCGCACGTAGTCGGGAAAAATAGGAAGGAGCTTCTTGCTATGGCTAAAGGACATGGAGAGGACAAAAAAG GAACTTCTATGCTTGGGGAGCATACTTTGAAGGAGGAGTCTCCATTTTCTCCCTCCAGAGTCAA GGTTGAAGAAATGCATAAAG CAGCAACAGCTGCTATTAAGGAGGCATCCAAAATGGCCCGTGTTAAAGATGTCCTCAGTGTCGTTAAAGTGGAAG ATCCTCAAACAGACAGGAGTTTTAAGGGAAAAAAACTGAATTCTTCTGGGAATGAGGGATCTTTAGTTGAGGCAAGTGGTTATAACCCCAAACGACAGGAGTTTGATCCTGAATATGATAATGATGCTGAGCAGTTGCTGGCTGAGATGGAATTTAAAGATACTGATACAGAAGATGAGCGTGAGCTGAAGTTGCGAGTTCTCCGTATCTATTCAAAGAG GCTTGATGAGAGAAAACGTAGAAAGGAATTTATTTTAGAAAGAAATTTGCTATATCCAAATCACTTTGAGAAGGATTTATCTCCAGAAGAGAGGGCACTTTGCAGACGTTACGACGTCTTCATGCGTTTTCATTCTAAGGAAGAGCATGAAGATTTGCTTCAGACTGTTATATCAGAGCATAGAACACTGAAAAGGATTCAAGAACTTAAG GAAGCCCGGGCTGCTGGTTGTCGTACGTCTGCTGAGGCAGATAAATATCTTGAAGATAAAAGGAAAAGGGAAGCTGAAGAAAATTCTCAGAGAGCAAAAGAAAGTGTCCAGGTTGGTCCAAGCAACCAGGGAGGTCCAAATGTTTTCATGGCTTCAGAGTCTGTCTGCAAGGATTCAAATCCTAGACCTGCTGGACAATACATTAATGATTTGGATGCATTGAGCTTTTATGAAACACAATTACTATCTGAAGCT GAGAAACGACTCTGTCATGAGATTAAGTTGCCTCCACCTCTCTATCTTAAGATGCAAGAGGTGATGACAAAAGAAATTTTCAGTGGCAATGTCACTAAGAAATCTGATGCTCATCCCTTATTCAAGCTTGAAGCCAGCAAAATTGATAGAGTTTATGATGTTCTCGTAAAGAAGGGGATTGCTCAACCGTGA
- the LOC110622896 gene encoding transcriptional adapter ADA2b isoform X5 — MGRSRGNFHSADEDPTQRSRRKKNAASGENLESSSAGQGTGDGKRALYHCNYCNKDITGKIRIKCVMCPDFDLCIECFSVGAEVTPHKSSHTYRVMDNLSFPLICPDWNADDEILLLEGIEMYGLGNWAEVAEHVGTKSKEMCIEHYTNIYMNSPFFPLPDMSHVVGKNRKELLAMAKGHGEDKKGTSMLGEHTLKEESPFSPSRVKVEEMHKGGPSGRLISNINADPQTDRSFKGKKLNSSGNEGSLVEASGYNPKRQEFDPEYDNDAEQLLAEMEFKDTDTEDERELKLRVLRIYSKRLDERKRRKEFILERNLLYPNHFEKDLSPEERALCRRYDVFMRFHSKEEHEDLLQTVISEHRTLKRIQELKEARAAGCRTSAEADKYLEDKRKREAEENSQRAKESVQVGPSNQGGPNVFMASESVCKDSNPRPAGQYINDLDALSFYETQLLSEAEKRLCHEIKLPPPLYLKMQEVMTKEIFSGNVTKKSDAHPLFKLEASKIDRVYDVLVKKGIAQP, encoded by the exons ATGGGTCGTTCTCGTGGTAACTTTCACTCTGCTGATGAGGACCCAACCCAGAG AtcaaggagaaagaagaatgcTGCTAGCGGAGAAAACTTGGAATCTTCATCAGCAG GTCAGGGAACAGGTGATGGGAAAAGGGCGTTATACCATTGCAATTATTGCAACAAAGATATAACTGGGAAGATTCGCATCAAGTGTGTAATGTGCCCTGACTTTGACCTTTGTATAGAGTGCTTCTCTGTTGGAGCTGAGGTGACACCTCATAAAAGTAGTCACACTTACAGGGTTATG GATAACTTATCTTTCCCACTTATTTGCCCTGATTGGAATGCAGATGATGAAATACTACTTCTGGAG ggAATTGAAATGTATGGACTGGGAAATTGGGCAGAAGTTGCTGAGCATGTGGGGACAAAGAGTAAAGAAATGTGTATTGAACACTATACCAATATATATATGAACTCCCCATTTTTCCCTCTTCCA GACATGTCGCACGTAGTCGGGAAAAATAGGAAGGAGCTTCTTGCTATGGCTAAAGGACATGGAGAGGACAAAAAAG GAACTTCTATGCTTGGGGAGCATACTTTGAAGGAGGAGTCTCCATTTTCTCCCTCCAGAGTCAA GGTTGAAGAAATGCATAAAGGTGGTCCTTCTGGCCGGTTAATTTCTAACATAAATGCAG ATCCTCAAACAGACAGGAGTTTTAAGGGAAAAAAACTGAATTCTTCTGGGAATGAGGGATCTTTAGTTGAGGCAAGTGGTTATAACCCCAAACGACAGGAGTTTGATCCTGAATATGATAATGATGCTGAGCAGTTGCTGGCTGAGATGGAATTTAAAGATACTGATACAGAAGATGAGCGTGAGCTGAAGTTGCGAGTTCTCCGTATCTATTCAAAGAG GCTTGATGAGAGAAAACGTAGAAAGGAATTTATTTTAGAAAGAAATTTGCTATATCCAAATCACTTTGAGAAGGATTTATCTCCAGAAGAGAGGGCACTTTGCAGACGTTACGACGTCTTCATGCGTTTTCATTCTAAGGAAGAGCATGAAGATTTGCTTCAGACTGTTATATCAGAGCATAGAACACTGAAAAGGATTCAAGAACTTAAG GAAGCCCGGGCTGCTGGTTGTCGTACGTCTGCTGAGGCAGATAAATATCTTGAAGATAAAAGGAAAAGGGAAGCTGAAGAAAATTCTCAGAGAGCAAAAGAAAGTGTCCAGGTTGGTCCAAGCAACCAGGGAGGTCCAAATGTTTTCATGGCTTCAGAGTCTGTCTGCAAGGATTCAAATCCTAGACCTGCTGGACAATACATTAATGATTTGGATGCATTGAGCTTTTATGAAACACAATTACTATCTGAAGCT GAGAAACGACTCTGTCATGAGATTAAGTTGCCTCCACCTCTCTATCTTAAGATGCAAGAGGTGATGACAAAAGAAATTTTCAGTGGCAATGTCACTAAGAAATCTGATGCTCATCCCTTATTCAAGCTTGAAGCCAGCAAAATTGATAGAGTTTATGATGTTCTCGTAAAGAAGGGGATTGCTCAACCGTGA
- the LOC110622896 gene encoding transcriptional adapter ADA2b isoform X6, producing MGRSRGNFHSADEDPTQRSRRKKNAASGENLESSSAGQGTGDGKRALYHCNYCNKDITGKIRIKCVMCPDFDLCIECFSVGAEVTPHKSSHTYRVMDNLSFPLICPDWNADDEILLLEGIEMYGLGNWAEVAEHVGTKSKEMCIEHYTNIYMNSPFFPLPDMSHVVGKNRKELLAMAKGHGEDKKGTSMLGEHTLKEESPFSPSRVKVEEMHKDPQTDRSFKGKKLNSSGNEGSLVEASGYNPKRQEFDPEYDNDAEQLLAEMEFKDTDTEDERELKLRVLRIYSKRLDERKRRKEFILERNLLYPNHFEKDLSPEERALCRRYDVFMRFHSKEEHEDLLQTVISEHRTLKRIQELKEARAAGCRTSAEADKYLEDKRKREAEENSQRAKESVQVGPSNQGGPNVFMASESVCKDSNPRPAGQYINDLDALSFYETQLLSEAEKRLCHEIKLPPPLYLKMQEVMTKEIFSGNVTKKSDAHPLFKLEASKIDRVYDVLVKKGIAQP from the exons ATGGGTCGTTCTCGTGGTAACTTTCACTCTGCTGATGAGGACCCAACCCAGAG AtcaaggagaaagaagaatgcTGCTAGCGGAGAAAACTTGGAATCTTCATCAGCAG GTCAGGGAACAGGTGATGGGAAAAGGGCGTTATACCATTGCAATTATTGCAACAAAGATATAACTGGGAAGATTCGCATCAAGTGTGTAATGTGCCCTGACTTTGACCTTTGTATAGAGTGCTTCTCTGTTGGAGCTGAGGTGACACCTCATAAAAGTAGTCACACTTACAGGGTTATG GATAACTTATCTTTCCCACTTATTTGCCCTGATTGGAATGCAGATGATGAAATACTACTTCTGGAG ggAATTGAAATGTATGGACTGGGAAATTGGGCAGAAGTTGCTGAGCATGTGGGGACAAAGAGTAAAGAAATGTGTATTGAACACTATACCAATATATATATGAACTCCCCATTTTTCCCTCTTCCA GACATGTCGCACGTAGTCGGGAAAAATAGGAAGGAGCTTCTTGCTATGGCTAAAGGACATGGAGAGGACAAAAAAG GAACTTCTATGCTTGGGGAGCATACTTTGAAGGAGGAGTCTCCATTTTCTCCCTCCAGAGTCAA GGTTGAAGAAATGCATAAAG ATCCTCAAACAGACAGGAGTTTTAAGGGAAAAAAACTGAATTCTTCTGGGAATGAGGGATCTTTAGTTGAGGCAAGTGGTTATAACCCCAAACGACAGGAGTTTGATCCTGAATATGATAATGATGCTGAGCAGTTGCTGGCTGAGATGGAATTTAAAGATACTGATACAGAAGATGAGCGTGAGCTGAAGTTGCGAGTTCTCCGTATCTATTCAAAGAG GCTTGATGAGAGAAAACGTAGAAAGGAATTTATTTTAGAAAGAAATTTGCTATATCCAAATCACTTTGAGAAGGATTTATCTCCAGAAGAGAGGGCACTTTGCAGACGTTACGACGTCTTCATGCGTTTTCATTCTAAGGAAGAGCATGAAGATTTGCTTCAGACTGTTATATCAGAGCATAGAACACTGAAAAGGATTCAAGAACTTAAG GAAGCCCGGGCTGCTGGTTGTCGTACGTCTGCTGAGGCAGATAAATATCTTGAAGATAAAAGGAAAAGGGAAGCTGAAGAAAATTCTCAGAGAGCAAAAGAAAGTGTCCAGGTTGGTCCAAGCAACCAGGGAGGTCCAAATGTTTTCATGGCTTCAGAGTCTGTCTGCAAGGATTCAAATCCTAGACCTGCTGGACAATACATTAATGATTTGGATGCATTGAGCTTTTATGAAACACAATTACTATCTGAAGCT GAGAAACGACTCTGTCATGAGATTAAGTTGCCTCCACCTCTCTATCTTAAGATGCAAGAGGTGATGACAAAAGAAATTTTCAGTGGCAATGTCACTAAGAAATCTGATGCTCATCCCTTATTCAAGCTTGAAGCCAGCAAAATTGATAGAGTTTATGATGTTCTCGTAAAGAAGGGGATTGCTCAACCGTGA